Proteins encoded by one window of Chrysemys picta bellii isolate R12L10 chromosome 10, ASM1138683v2, whole genome shotgun sequence:
- the MRTFB gene encoding myocardin-related transcription factor B isoform X6, producing MDHLGTADAEDDSGSLTNLAPSPHSEAVAHEFQELSLQPSQYLPPLTERKNVLQLRLQQRRTREQLVDQGIMPPLKSPAAFHEQRKSLERARTENFLKHKIRSRPDRSELVRMHILEETFAEPSLQATQMKLKRARLADDLNEKIAQRPGPMELVEKNILPVDSSVKEAIIAVGQESYPQALDDYSFDEDSSDALSPDQPASQESQGSAASPGEPKTSDSPSSVTPNTTSTTQYLSLTSAVPEFLKPAPTTEQHTTHSTTTTTTLTTNTLSAAKPGPTLVKQSHPKNPTDKHRSKKCKEPKPRVKKLKYHQYIPPDQKGEKNEPQMDSNYARLLQQQQLFLQLQILSQQQQHYNYQTILPAPLKPLSDKQNNNGNIPLTTLSNSTPTPVACTPRQNSNIPSRKPGPLPSSLDDLKVAELKMELKLRGLPVSGTKTDLIERLKPYQDLNNNNGVNTNKVVAITTSTGVISNTGEVTVAFPVTTLNKSVGSFPSETSSAGTGFKLAHTESISSPLPISPSPSEQSSLSTDDTNMTDTFTEMMSMMSPSQYLSTSPLRVTVNEDSLSHASGSISSMELDAAEKDRKLQEKEKQIEELKRKLEQEQKLVEVLKMQLEVEKRGQQQQQSQTPVNSITTLDQKQLNAAIKNENALTDCSSPRQPVSVTSHSLGQPVSTGGQNLVAKKAVVIKQEIPLAKAEPQNVISQFYVSSQRQPQTAVVAQPQALLTTHGTTQLLLPLSIQGPNSATSVQLPVGNIQLQAQSQAGIQASSQVSAPVSSSGLVQTAPQIHGPPSKQNTVTQYVLSQAQQIRKVFPSSTSNTVFPYQNPPVTTLQQPFINKALNTSLDAGKNQVPSVQNGPSKPDSPPESQPYIIQHSLFNNPVAKTKDPPRYEEAIKQTRNMQACQREISNAHSQQMDDLFDILIKSGEISLPIKEEPSPISKMRPVTANITTMPVNTVVSRPPPQVQMAPPMSLEPTNSLSLSLENQLEALLDGTLPSGNEIPQLTSSREDRESFSLIEDLQNDLLNHSSMLDHAHSPMETADQQFTANSSCLSLDLPDTNLDNMEWLDITMPNSSSGLTPLSSTAPSMFSTDFLDPQDLQLHWD from the exons CTTTGAAAAGCCCAGCTGCATTCCATGAGCAGAGAAAGAGCTTGGAACGAGCCAGG actgaaaATTTTCTGAAGCACAAGATTCGCAGCAGACCAGATCGATCAGAATTGGTCAGAATGCATATTCTGGAAG AGACATTTGCAGAACCCTCACTGCAGGCAACTCAGATGAAACTGAAGAGAGCTCGGCTGGCAGATGATCTGAATGAGAAGATTGCTCAGAGGCCTGGCCCTATGGAACTGGTGGAAAAGAACATCCTTCCTGTAGACTCCAGTGTTAAAGAAGCAATTATAG CAGTTGGACAAGAGAGTTATCCCCAAGCTTTGGATGATTACTCATTTGATGAAGACAGCAGTGACGCTTTATCTCCAGATCAGCCTGCTAGCCAGGAATCCCAGGGTTCAGCAGCGTCTCCTGGTGAGCCAAAAACAAGTGACTCACCATCATCAGTCACACCGAACACTACTTCTACCACACAG TATCTCTCATTAACCTCTGCAGTCCCTGAATTCCTAAAGCCTGCCCCCACCACTGAGCAGCACACTACACACTCTACAACTACTACTACCACTCTGACCACAAATACTCTATCTGCAGCAAAGCCTGGGCCAACTCTGGTAAAG CAAAGTCACCCGAAGAACCCAACTGACAAGCATCGGAGCAAGAAATGTAAAGAACCTAAGCCTAGGGTGAAGAAGTTGAAGTATCATCAATATATCCCACCTGATCAGAAAGGTGAGAAGAACGAGCCACAGATGGACTCCAATTACGCTCGTTTACTACAGCAACAGCAGctttttttgcagctgcagaTCCTGAGCCAACAGCAACAACACTACAACTACCAGACCATTCTACCTGCACCGCTCAA ACCTCTCAGTGACAAACAGAATAACAACGGGAATATACCACTGACCACTTTGAGCAACAGCACACCTACGCCAGTAGCCTGCACACCAAGACAGAACAGTAATATTCCCAGCAGAAAACCAGGACCTCTTCCTTCAAGCTTGGATGACCTGAAG GTAGCTGAACTGAAGATGGAATTGAAATTAAGGGGATTGCCAGTGTCTGGAACTAAAACAGATCTTATTGAGCGTTTAAAACCCTACCAAgatcttaataataataatggtgtcAATACTAATAAAGTGGTTGCAATAACCACTTCTACTGGTGTCATCAGTAACACGGGGGAGGTAACTGTGGCATTCCCTGTTACAACATTAAATAAATCAGTGGGGAGCTTCCCTTCAGAAACATCGTCTGCTGGAACTGGCTTCAAATTAGCACATACTGAAAGCATTAGCTCCCCTTTGCCCATTTCACCATCTCCTTCAGAACAATCAAGTCTGAGCACAGATGACACAAACATGACAGATACTTTCACAGAAATGATGAGCATGATGTCACCATCCCAGTACTTAAGCACTTCACCTCTAAGAGTGACTGTGAATGAAGACAGTCTGAGTCATGCCAGTGGAAGCATTTCAAGCATGGAGCTTGATGCAGCAGAAAAGGACCGCAAGCTTCAAGAAAAAGAGAAGCAGATTGAAGAGCTCAAAAGGAAGCTGGAACAAGAACAGAAACTTGTGGAAGTACTGAAAATGCAACTGGAGGTTGAAAAACggggtcagcagcagcagcaatcccAGACTCCTGTTAACTCCATAACTACGCTGGATCAGAAACAATTAAATGCTGCTATCAAAAATGAAAATGCTCTCACTGATTGCTCTAGTCCAAGGCAACCAGTATCTGTAACCAGCCATTCTTTAGGACAGCCAGTGTCTACTGGTGGCCAGAACCTAGTTGCTAAAAAGGCTGTTGTTATCAAACAGGAGATACCTTTGGCCAAAGCTGAACCACAGAATGTAATCTCTCAATTCTATGTGAGTTCACAGAGGCAGCCACAAACTGCAGTTGTTGCCCAGCCTCAAGCTTTACTAACTACCCACGGAACAACACAATTGCTACTCCCACTGTCTATCCAAGGACCGAATTCAGCCACTTCAGTGCAGCTACCAGTGGGCAATATACAGCTACAG GCTCAGTCACAAGCAGGAATTCAGGCTTCATCACAAGTATCTGCGCCTGTTTCATCTTCTGGTCTAGTTCAGACAGCACCACAGATTCATGGTCCACCATCAAAACAAAATACCGTCACCCAGTATGTGCTCAGTCAGGCCCAACAAATCAGAAAG GTTTTCCCATCTAGTACATCAAATACAGTATTTCCCTATCAAAATCCACCTGTTACAACACTACAGCAGCCTTTTATCAATAAGGCATTAAACACTAGCCTTGATGCTGGGAAGAACCAGGTTCCCTCAGTGCAAAATGGACCCAGTAAG CCTGACTCACCACCTGAGTCCCAGCCATATATCATACAACACTCTCTATTCAACAATCCAGTAGCCAAGACAAAAGACCCTCCACGTTATGAAGAGGCCATAAAACAGACCCGCAACATGCAGGCATGTCAGCGAGAG ATTTCAAATGCACACAGTCAGCAGATGGATGATCTCTTTGATATCCTCATTAAGAGTGGAG AGATTTCCCTCCCTATAAAAGAGGAACCATCTCCCATTTCCAAAATGAGACCAGTTACAGCCAATATCACCACAATGCCAGTGAACACAGTGGTATCTCGCCCACCACCACAAGTCCAAATGGCACCGCCTATGTCTTTAGAACCAACAAACAGTTTGTCTCTAAGTTTGGAGAACCAACTTGAAGCTCTCTTGGATGGAACTTTACCTTCAGGTAATGAAATTCCTCAACTAACAAGCAGTCGCGAGGACAGAGAATCATTTTCTCTGATTGAAGATCTTCAGAATGATCTGCTTAATCACTCCAGCATGCTTGATCATGCTCATTCACCCATGGAAACAGCTGACCAACAATTCACTGCTAATAGTTCCTGTTTATCTCTTGACCTTCCTGACACAAATTTAGACAATATGGAGTGGTTAGACATTACCATGCCCAATTCCTCATCGGGGCTTACTCCTCTGAGCTCTACTGCCCCAAGTATGTTTTCCACTGACTTTCTAGATCCACAAGACCTACAGCTGCACTGGGATTAA
- the MRTFB gene encoding myocardin-related transcription factor B isoform X2, which yields MSATAAREVLQLRLQQRRTREQLVDQGIMPPLKSPAAFHEQRKSLERARTENFLKHKIRSRPDRSELVRMHILEETFAEPSLQATQMKLKRARLADDLNEKIAQRPGPMELVEKNILPVDSSVKEAIIAVGQESYPQALDDYSFDEDSSDALSPDQPASQESQGSAASPGEPKTSDSPSSVTPNTTSTTQYLSLTSAVPEFLKPAPTTEQHTTHSTTTTTTLTTNTLSAAKPGPTLVKQSHPKNPTDKHRSKKCKEPKPRVKKLKYHQYIPPDQKGEKNEPQMDSNYARLLQQQQLFLQLQILSQQQQHYNYQTILPAPLKPLSDKQNNNGNIPLTTLSNSTPTPVACTPRQNSNIPSRKPGPLPSSLDDLKVAELKMELKLRGLPVSGTKTDLIERLKPYQDLNNNNGVNTNKVVAITTSTGVISNTGEVTVAFPVTTLNKSVGSFPSETSSAGTGFKLAHTESISSPLPISPSPSEQSSLSTDDTNMTDTFTEMMSMMSPSQYLSTSPLRVTVNEDSLSHASGSISSMELDAAEKDRKLQEKEKQIEELKRKLEQEQKLVEVLKMQLEVEKRGQQQQQSQTPVNSITTLDQKQLNAAIKNENALTDCSSPRQPVSVTSHSLGQPVSTGGQNLVAKKAVVIKQEIPLAKAEPQNVISQFYVSSQRQPQTAVVAQPQALLTTHGTTQLLLPLSIQGPNSATSVQLPVGNIQLQAQSQAGIQASSQVSAPVSSSGLVQTAPQIHGPPSKQNTVTQYVLSQAQQIRKVFPSSTSNTVFPYQNPPVTTLQQPFINKALNTSLDAGKNQVPSVQNGPSKPDSPPESQPYIIQHSLFNNPVAKTKDPPRYEEAIKQTRNMQACQREISNAHSQQMDDLFDILIKSGEISLPIKEEPSPISKMRPVTANITTMPVNTVVSRPPPQVQMAPPMSLEPTNSLSLSLENQLEALLDGTLPSGNEIPQLTSSREDRESFSLIEDLQNDLLNHSSMLDHAHSPMETADQQFTANSSCLSLDLPDTNLDNMEWLDITMPNSSSGLTPLSSTAPSMFSTDFLDPQDLQLHWD from the exons CTTTGAAAAGCCCAGCTGCATTCCATGAGCAGAGAAAGAGCTTGGAACGAGCCAGG actgaaaATTTTCTGAAGCACAAGATTCGCAGCAGACCAGATCGATCAGAATTGGTCAGAATGCATATTCTGGAAG AGACATTTGCAGAACCCTCACTGCAGGCAACTCAGATGAAACTGAAGAGAGCTCGGCTGGCAGATGATCTGAATGAGAAGATTGCTCAGAGGCCTGGCCCTATGGAACTGGTGGAAAAGAACATCCTTCCTGTAGACTCCAGTGTTAAAGAAGCAATTATAG CAGTTGGACAAGAGAGTTATCCCCAAGCTTTGGATGATTACTCATTTGATGAAGACAGCAGTGACGCTTTATCTCCAGATCAGCCTGCTAGCCAGGAATCCCAGGGTTCAGCAGCGTCTCCTGGTGAGCCAAAAACAAGTGACTCACCATCATCAGTCACACCGAACACTACTTCTACCACACAG TATCTCTCATTAACCTCTGCAGTCCCTGAATTCCTAAAGCCTGCCCCCACCACTGAGCAGCACACTACACACTCTACAACTACTACTACCACTCTGACCACAAATACTCTATCTGCAGCAAAGCCTGGGCCAACTCTGGTAAAG CAAAGTCACCCGAAGAACCCAACTGACAAGCATCGGAGCAAGAAATGTAAAGAACCTAAGCCTAGGGTGAAGAAGTTGAAGTATCATCAATATATCCCACCTGATCAGAAAGGTGAGAAGAACGAGCCACAGATGGACTCCAATTACGCTCGTTTACTACAGCAACAGCAGctttttttgcagctgcagaTCCTGAGCCAACAGCAACAACACTACAACTACCAGACCATTCTACCTGCACCGCTCAA ACCTCTCAGTGACAAACAGAATAACAACGGGAATATACCACTGACCACTTTGAGCAACAGCACACCTACGCCAGTAGCCTGCACACCAAGACAGAACAGTAATATTCCCAGCAGAAAACCAGGACCTCTTCCTTCAAGCTTGGATGACCTGAAG GTAGCTGAACTGAAGATGGAATTGAAATTAAGGGGATTGCCAGTGTCTGGAACTAAAACAGATCTTATTGAGCGTTTAAAACCCTACCAAgatcttaataataataatggtgtcAATACTAATAAAGTGGTTGCAATAACCACTTCTACTGGTGTCATCAGTAACACGGGGGAGGTAACTGTGGCATTCCCTGTTACAACATTAAATAAATCAGTGGGGAGCTTCCCTTCAGAAACATCGTCTGCTGGAACTGGCTTCAAATTAGCACATACTGAAAGCATTAGCTCCCCTTTGCCCATTTCACCATCTCCTTCAGAACAATCAAGTCTGAGCACAGATGACACAAACATGACAGATACTTTCACAGAAATGATGAGCATGATGTCACCATCCCAGTACTTAAGCACTTCACCTCTAAGAGTGACTGTGAATGAAGACAGTCTGAGTCATGCCAGTGGAAGCATTTCAAGCATGGAGCTTGATGCAGCAGAAAAGGACCGCAAGCTTCAAGAAAAAGAGAAGCAGATTGAAGAGCTCAAAAGGAAGCTGGAACAAGAACAGAAACTTGTGGAAGTACTGAAAATGCAACTGGAGGTTGAAAAACggggtcagcagcagcagcaatcccAGACTCCTGTTAACTCCATAACTACGCTGGATCAGAAACAATTAAATGCTGCTATCAAAAATGAAAATGCTCTCACTGATTGCTCTAGTCCAAGGCAACCAGTATCTGTAACCAGCCATTCTTTAGGACAGCCAGTGTCTACTGGTGGCCAGAACCTAGTTGCTAAAAAGGCTGTTGTTATCAAACAGGAGATACCTTTGGCCAAAGCTGAACCACAGAATGTAATCTCTCAATTCTATGTGAGTTCACAGAGGCAGCCACAAACTGCAGTTGTTGCCCAGCCTCAAGCTTTACTAACTACCCACGGAACAACACAATTGCTACTCCCACTGTCTATCCAAGGACCGAATTCAGCCACTTCAGTGCAGCTACCAGTGGGCAATATACAGCTACAG GCTCAGTCACAAGCAGGAATTCAGGCTTCATCACAAGTATCTGCGCCTGTTTCATCTTCTGGTCTAGTTCAGACAGCACCACAGATTCATGGTCCACCATCAAAACAAAATACCGTCACCCAGTATGTGCTCAGTCAGGCCCAACAAATCAGAAAG GTTTTCCCATCTAGTACATCAAATACAGTATTTCCCTATCAAAATCCACCTGTTACAACACTACAGCAGCCTTTTATCAATAAGGCATTAAACACTAGCCTTGATGCTGGGAAGAACCAGGTTCCCTCAGTGCAAAATGGACCCAGTAAG CCTGACTCACCACCTGAGTCCCAGCCATATATCATACAACACTCTCTATTCAACAATCCAGTAGCCAAGACAAAAGACCCTCCACGTTATGAAGAGGCCATAAAACAGACCCGCAACATGCAGGCATGTCAGCGAGAG ATTTCAAATGCACACAGTCAGCAGATGGATGATCTCTTTGATATCCTCATTAAGAGTGGAG AGATTTCCCTCCCTATAAAAGAGGAACCATCTCCCATTTCCAAAATGAGACCAGTTACAGCCAATATCACCACAATGCCAGTGAACACAGTGGTATCTCGCCCACCACCACAAGTCCAAATGGCACCGCCTATGTCTTTAGAACCAACAAACAGTTTGTCTCTAAGTTTGGAGAACCAACTTGAAGCTCTCTTGGATGGAACTTTACCTTCAGGTAATGAAATTCCTCAACTAACAAGCAGTCGCGAGGACAGAGAATCATTTTCTCTGATTGAAGATCTTCAGAATGATCTGCTTAATCACTCCAGCATGCTTGATCATGCTCATTCACCCATGGAAACAGCTGACCAACAATTCACTGCTAATAGTTCCTGTTTATCTCTTGACCTTCCTGACACAAATTTAGACAATATGGAGTGGTTAGACATTACCATGCCCAATTCCTCATCGGGGCTTACTCCTCTGAGCTCTACTGCCCCAAGTATGTTTTCCACTGACTTTCTAGATCCACAAGACCTACAGCTGCACTGGGATTAA
- the MRTFB gene encoding myocardin-related transcription factor B isoform X5, whose protein sequence is MDHLGTADAEDDSGSLTNLAPSPHSEAVAHEFQELSLQPSQYLPPLTERKNVLQLRLQQRRTREQLVDQGIMPPLKSPAAFHEQRKSLERARTENFLKHKIRSRPDRSELVRMHILEETFAEPSLQATQMKLKRARLADDLNEKIAQRPGPMELVEKNILPVDSSVKEAIIAVGQESYPQALDDYSFDEDSSDALSPDQPASQESQGSAASPGEPKTSDSPSSVTPNTTSTTQQYLSLTSAVPEFLKPAPTTEQHTTHSTTTTTTLTTNTLSAAKPGPTLVKQSHPKNPTDKHRSKKCKEPKPRVKKLKYHQYIPPDQKGEKNEPQMDSNYARLLQQQQLFLQLQILSQQQQHYNYQTILPAPLKPLSDKQNNNGNIPLTTLSNSTPTPVACTPRQNSNIPSRKPGPLPSSLDDLKVAELKMELKLRGLPVSGTKTDLIERLKPYQDLNNNNGVNTNKVVAITTSTGVISNTGEVTVAFPVTTLNKSVGSFPSETSSAGTGFKLAHTESISSPLPISPSPSEQSSLSTDDTNMTDTFTEMMSMMSPSQYLSTSPLRVTVNEDSLSHASGSISSMELDAAEKDRKLQEKEKQIEELKRKLEQEQKLVEVLKMQLEVEKRGQQQQQSQTPVNSITTLDQKQLNAAIKNENALTDCSSPRQPVSVTSHSLGQPVSTGGQNLVAKKAVVIKQEIPLAKAEPQNVISQFYVSSQRQPQTAVVAQPQALLTTHGTTQLLLPLSIQGPNSATSVQLPVGNIQLQAQSQAGIQASSQVSAPVSSSGLVQTAPQIHGPPSKQNTVTQYVLSQAQQIRKVFPSSTSNTVFPYQNPPVTTLQQPFINKALNTSLDAGKNQVPSVQNGPSKPDSPPESQPYIIQHSLFNNPVAKTKDPPRYEEAIKQTRNMQACQREISNAHSQQMDDLFDILIKSGEISLPIKEEPSPISKMRPVTANITTMPVNTVVSRPPPQVQMAPPMSLEPTNSLSLSLENQLEALLDGTLPSGNEIPQLTSSREDRESFSLIEDLQNDLLNHSSMLDHAHSPMETADQQFTANSSCLSLDLPDTNLDNMEWLDITMPNSSSGLTPLSSTAPSMFSTDFLDPQDLQLHWD, encoded by the exons CTTTGAAAAGCCCAGCTGCATTCCATGAGCAGAGAAAGAGCTTGGAACGAGCCAGG actgaaaATTTTCTGAAGCACAAGATTCGCAGCAGACCAGATCGATCAGAATTGGTCAGAATGCATATTCTGGAAG AGACATTTGCAGAACCCTCACTGCAGGCAACTCAGATGAAACTGAAGAGAGCTCGGCTGGCAGATGATCTGAATGAGAAGATTGCTCAGAGGCCTGGCCCTATGGAACTGGTGGAAAAGAACATCCTTCCTGTAGACTCCAGTGTTAAAGAAGCAATTATAG CAGTTGGACAAGAGAGTTATCCCCAAGCTTTGGATGATTACTCATTTGATGAAGACAGCAGTGACGCTTTATCTCCAGATCAGCCTGCTAGCCAGGAATCCCAGGGTTCAGCAGCGTCTCCTGGTGAGCCAAAAACAAGTGACTCACCATCATCAGTCACACCGAACACTACTTCTACCACACAG cAGTATCTCTCATTAACCTCTGCAGTCCCTGAATTCCTAAAGCCTGCCCCCACCACTGAGCAGCACACTACACACTCTACAACTACTACTACCACTCTGACCACAAATACTCTATCTGCAGCAAAGCCTGGGCCAACTCTGGTAAAG CAAAGTCACCCGAAGAACCCAACTGACAAGCATCGGAGCAAGAAATGTAAAGAACCTAAGCCTAGGGTGAAGAAGTTGAAGTATCATCAATATATCCCACCTGATCAGAAAGGTGAGAAGAACGAGCCACAGATGGACTCCAATTACGCTCGTTTACTACAGCAACAGCAGctttttttgcagctgcagaTCCTGAGCCAACAGCAACAACACTACAACTACCAGACCATTCTACCTGCACCGCTCAA ACCTCTCAGTGACAAACAGAATAACAACGGGAATATACCACTGACCACTTTGAGCAACAGCACACCTACGCCAGTAGCCTGCACACCAAGACAGAACAGTAATATTCCCAGCAGAAAACCAGGACCTCTTCCTTCAAGCTTGGATGACCTGAAG GTAGCTGAACTGAAGATGGAATTGAAATTAAGGGGATTGCCAGTGTCTGGAACTAAAACAGATCTTATTGAGCGTTTAAAACCCTACCAAgatcttaataataataatggtgtcAATACTAATAAAGTGGTTGCAATAACCACTTCTACTGGTGTCATCAGTAACACGGGGGAGGTAACTGTGGCATTCCCTGTTACAACATTAAATAAATCAGTGGGGAGCTTCCCTTCAGAAACATCGTCTGCTGGAACTGGCTTCAAATTAGCACATACTGAAAGCATTAGCTCCCCTTTGCCCATTTCACCATCTCCTTCAGAACAATCAAGTCTGAGCACAGATGACACAAACATGACAGATACTTTCACAGAAATGATGAGCATGATGTCACCATCCCAGTACTTAAGCACTTCACCTCTAAGAGTGACTGTGAATGAAGACAGTCTGAGTCATGCCAGTGGAAGCATTTCAAGCATGGAGCTTGATGCAGCAGAAAAGGACCGCAAGCTTCAAGAAAAAGAGAAGCAGATTGAAGAGCTCAAAAGGAAGCTGGAACAAGAACAGAAACTTGTGGAAGTACTGAAAATGCAACTGGAGGTTGAAAAACggggtcagcagcagcagcaatcccAGACTCCTGTTAACTCCATAACTACGCTGGATCAGAAACAATTAAATGCTGCTATCAAAAATGAAAATGCTCTCACTGATTGCTCTAGTCCAAGGCAACCAGTATCTGTAACCAGCCATTCTTTAGGACAGCCAGTGTCTACTGGTGGCCAGAACCTAGTTGCTAAAAAGGCTGTTGTTATCAAACAGGAGATACCTTTGGCCAAAGCTGAACCACAGAATGTAATCTCTCAATTCTATGTGAGTTCACAGAGGCAGCCACAAACTGCAGTTGTTGCCCAGCCTCAAGCTTTACTAACTACCCACGGAACAACACAATTGCTACTCCCACTGTCTATCCAAGGACCGAATTCAGCCACTTCAGTGCAGCTACCAGTGGGCAATATACAGCTACAG GCTCAGTCACAAGCAGGAATTCAGGCTTCATCACAAGTATCTGCGCCTGTTTCATCTTCTGGTCTAGTTCAGACAGCACCACAGATTCATGGTCCACCATCAAAACAAAATACCGTCACCCAGTATGTGCTCAGTCAGGCCCAACAAATCAGAAAG GTTTTCCCATCTAGTACATCAAATACAGTATTTCCCTATCAAAATCCACCTGTTACAACACTACAGCAGCCTTTTATCAATAAGGCATTAAACACTAGCCTTGATGCTGGGAAGAACCAGGTTCCCTCAGTGCAAAATGGACCCAGTAAG CCTGACTCACCACCTGAGTCCCAGCCATATATCATACAACACTCTCTATTCAACAATCCAGTAGCCAAGACAAAAGACCCTCCACGTTATGAAGAGGCCATAAAACAGACCCGCAACATGCAGGCATGTCAGCGAGAG ATTTCAAATGCACACAGTCAGCAGATGGATGATCTCTTTGATATCCTCATTAAGAGTGGAG AGATTTCCCTCCCTATAAAAGAGGAACCATCTCCCATTTCCAAAATGAGACCAGTTACAGCCAATATCACCACAATGCCAGTGAACACAGTGGTATCTCGCCCACCACCACAAGTCCAAATGGCACCGCCTATGTCTTTAGAACCAACAAACAGTTTGTCTCTAAGTTTGGAGAACCAACTTGAAGCTCTCTTGGATGGAACTTTACCTTCAGGTAATGAAATTCCTCAACTAACAAGCAGTCGCGAGGACAGAGAATCATTTTCTCTGATTGAAGATCTTCAGAATGATCTGCTTAATCACTCCAGCATGCTTGATCATGCTCATTCACCCATGGAAACAGCTGACCAACAATTCACTGCTAATAGTTCCTGTTTATCTCTTGACCTTCCTGACACAAATTTAGACAATATGGAGTGGTTAGACATTACCATGCCCAATTCCTCATCGGGGCTTACTCCTCTGAGCTCTACTGCCCCAAGTATGTTTTCCACTGACTTTCTAGATCCACAAGACCTACAGCTGCACTGGGATTAA